A genomic stretch from Pseudochaenichthys georgianus unplaced genomic scaffold, fPseGeo1.2 scaffold_801_arrow_ctg1, whole genome shotgun sequence includes:
- the LOC117444370 gene encoding zinc finger BED domain-containing protein 5-like encodes MSEKRKGDDSSSAIKKKMRTYLESYLNFGFMEGTDKTRPECVICREKLANESMKPSKMKRHQQTMHPETVGRDRDFFIKKQHLAKANKPMDIRTAFVRAGSDAQKATEASFECALLIAKAKKPHNIGEQLIKPACIKMVEKLCGPQVAEKLKTVPLSNNTVKDRIDKMASNCELQLLEKLGKGPFAIQLDETTTVADEAVLIVYVQYIDGEDLKQDILMSVNLTTTTRGEDIFTAVDSYLSSHNLSYENLVACCTDGAASMMGKNKGFNSRLKEKAPHCTIFHCVIHRQALASKKLSEDLSETLSTVVKIVNFIKGRPTNKRLFADLCEDEAHQTLLLHTEVRWLSRGRVLARFVELKEKIEEFLQTRNCALSEQVTESFWIKTAYLADIFSLYNETNKRLQGVESNILQCKETFDAFVRKLECRVGKMERGELQQFPLLLKQSQNNPETVPVSVRREFIRHMNALQTEMQSRFADIDEYVSKELWVLDPFIAKIEDVEYLDCEDELTDIQADSLSKKYFQEKGFKKFWIVKGPSLAPKLTLHATTRIILPFSTTYLSETAFSALVAIKTKARNTLDVHNDFRLAVTHITPDIPSLAAGVQAQGSH; translated from the coding sequence ATGTCTGAAAAACGTAAAGGAGATGACAGCTCATCTGCaatcaaaaagaaaatgagGACCTACCTAGAGAGCTATCTTAACTTCGGTTTCATGGAGGGAACGGACAAAACCCGCCCAGAGTGTGTGATATGCAGAGAGAAGCTAGCCAACGAAAGCATGAAAcccagcaaaatgaagagacacCAACAGACCATGCACCCAGAAACAGTCGGGCGTGATCGGGACTTTTTCATAAAGAAACAACACCTTGCAAAGGCAAACAAGCCAATGGATATTAGAACAGCGTTTGTTAGGGCTGGCAGCGATGCACAGAAGGCCACCGAGGCCTCTTTTGAATGTGCACTTTTAATAGCAAAGGCAAAGAAACCGCACAACATTGGCGAGCAGCTCATTAAGCCAGCTTGCATTAAGATGGTTGAGAAACtgtgcggcccgcaggtggcgGAGAAGCTAAAAACTGTACCACTGTCAAACAATACGGTGAAAGACAGAATTGACAAGATGGCAAGTAACTGCGAGCTGCAGCTGCTCGAAAAGCTTGGAAAGGGGCCATTTGCCATACAACTTGATGAAACCACAACTGTAGCAGACGAGGCTGTGCTGATTgtttatgtgcaatatatcgaTGGGGAAGATTTGAAGCAGGACATTCTTATGTCAGTCAACCTTACCACTACCACCCGGGGTGAGGACATTTTTACTGCAGTGGATTCTTACCTCTCATCCCACAATCTTTCCTATGAGAATTTAGTTGCATGTTGCACAGACGGAGCTGCCTCAATGATGGGGAAAAACAAGGGATTTAACAGTCGCTTGAAAGAAAAGGCCCCACACTGCACAATATTTCACTGTGTGATACATCGCCAGGCCCTGGCCAGCAAGAAACTGTCAGAAGACCTCAGCGAAACACTCTCAACTGTTGTTAAAATAGTCAATTTCATCAAAGGTCGCCCCACCAACAAGCGTCTATTCGCAGACTTGTGCGAGGATGAAGCGCACCAAACCCTCCTCCTGCACACCGAGGTGCGCTGGCTCTCACGCGGCCGAGTGCTGGCACGCTTTGTAGAACTGAAGGAAAAAATTGAAGAGTTTCTACAAACTCGTAACTGCGCACTGTCAGAGCAAGTGACTGAGTCATTCTGGATTAAAACAGCATACCTGGCCGACATCTTCAGTCTCTACAATGAAACGAACAAGCGTCTGCAAGGCGTGGAGTCCAACATTCTCCAATGTAAAGAGACGTTCGATGCATTTGTGCGCAAACTGGAGTGCAGGGTCGGGAAAATGGAGAGGGGGGAGCTGCAACAGTTTCCACTACTGCTGAAACAATCCCAAAACAATCCTGAAACGGTGCCTGTGTCTGTACGTCGCGAATTCATCCGCCATATGAACGCACTGCAAACGGAAATGCAATCACGGTTCGCTGACATAGACGAGTATGTCTCCAAGGAATTGTGGGTTTTAGATCCCTTTATTGCCAAAATTGAGGATGTGGAATACCTGGATTGCGAAGATGAGCTCACCGACATCCAAGCTGATTCGCTGTCAAAGAAATACTTCCAGGAAAAAGGATTTAAAAAGTTTTGGATTGTCAAAGGACCAAGCCTCGCTCCAAAGCTCACACTGCATGCCACGACCAGGATTATACTCCCATTCAGTACGACATATCTCTCAGAAACAGCCTTCAGCGCACTTGTTGCCATCAAAACAAAAGCACGCAACACACTGGACGTTCACAACGACTTTAGACTGGCTGTCACTCACATTACACCGGACATTCCATCCCTGGCTGCGGGCGTGCAAGCCCAAGGTTCACATTAA